In the Arachis hypogaea cultivar Tifrunner chromosome 20, arahy.Tifrunner.gnm2.J5K5, whole genome shotgun sequence genome, ACCGgttcaataaaaaaaaaccgaaaatcaGTTTTCTTTTTCGGGTTGAACCCCTTTCGAGAAGCGGTTTCAAACCGGAAAACGGCCTAACCCCAAACTAAAGCGCTGTGCAAAGTGCAAAGTGCAAAGTGCAAAGGAGGGAGAAGAGGAGAATGGTTTGGGCGTCGAGGgtttagtttagggtttaggccctTCTCGTTTGCACAGCGCCTTTCTTCTCTGTCTCTCTGAGCCGGCGTCTTTCACTCCACCGCCGCCTCTCTTGCTTCCGTCGTCGCCTTCAGCGCTTGCTCTCGTGTCCGTTGCTTCTGCTGTGGTTTTCTTCCGCCGCTGCCTCAGTTCCGGTAGGTCCTCTGTCCTCTGATCCGTTGTAGTTTATTCTTTCCGCTGTTAATTCCTTGTCATTCCTTACATATTAGAATTTCGACTTTGGCCGTAAATTTTAACAGGCTTTTGTTTCAATGAGCATGGAGACTGCCAATGATTCAGGTTCCTTGAACATTGTTGTTCATTTTTCTTTGATCCCCGCTCTCTCTAAATCGTCGCAATTatttatattcattttttatttttgttattggtAATGGCAGAGATGAGTTTGGGTGGAGATGGTCATGTAAGAAGAAGGAGCAGGAAAAAAGCCGTGGCTGAGAGTGGAGCAAGAGAACATAAAGAGCAATTAGAGAAACTTAAACAGAAGGTTAAATGCTTTATTGCTTGTTGCGTTGGTGTTTACTGAGTACCTTTTTACCATTATAAATTCGTGGTTAACTTGTATCTATAGTTAAATGGTGATCTTAGTTGGGATTAAGGTCCATGACATTACTTGTTCTTATTTCAAAGGTTTCCTGCGGTTTAACTGAATGGTATTGTACATCTGTATTCATTGTCTTGAAAATGAATGTAGATGCTCAAAATTTAAATAGAGAGAACAATGGAAGGTTTTGATAAAGTAATCCATTGATGTAAAAGTATGCAGGTTCGGAATTTAAATTGGATGATGCTTGATGGATGGACTATCttattattccttcttctttatcTATTCGGATTTATTCTACTGGTTGTGTTAACAACTTTTCCATCTCAGGACCCAGAATTTTACGAGTTCTTGAAAGAGCATGACCAGGAGTTGCTTCAGTTCAGTGATGAGGATATTGATGTGAGTGTGCTATATACTTACtactatttgtttttttttctagttatttATTTACGTGTGGTTACTGATTTGCTACTATTATGTTGCTCTCTCAGTATTAGAAACTATCTAAACTTGCTTGTTTGTTTGTCCAGGAAAATGTGGGTTCTGACATGGAAGATGGAGATGTACAGCCAGATGAGGAGACTAGTGACCAAGAAATTCAAGAGAAGGAAAAACAATTGTCTAAGAAAGTTATAACTACCTCTATGGTTGAATCATGGTGCAAATCCATTCATGAAAAAGGGAGTGTAAATGCAGTCCATTCTCTGATGAAGGCTTTTAGGACAGCATGCCACTATGGCGATGATGGGGGGAATGAGTCTACAACAAAGTTTAGTGTAATGTCAAGCGCTGTTTTCAACAAAATAATGTTGTCTGTACTTAATGAAATGGATGGAATACTAAAGAAATTGTTGAAGCTCCCGGCTTCTGGTGGAAATCATGAGACCATAAAAAATTTGATGACCACGATGCAATGGAAGAGTCATAGCCATTTAGTGAAGTCATACCTTGGAAATGCTCTTCATGTTTTGAACCAAATGACTGACACTGATATGATATCATTTACTTTACGTCGGATTAAATACTCTTCACTGTTTCTGGCTGCTTTTCCGTCACTCCTAAGGAAGTATATTAAGGTATGAATAAGCAATTGGTCATTGACTCACAGTAGTATTTTGGAGTTTATATTGCATATGTCTCCCCTTGGTAATTGGTTGGGATATCCTTCCTCGCATTTTATAATTCTATAATTGATGGATAAACATCAATCAAGTAAAAACTTCAAGAATCTTGAATTTGATGATAGATTGTTCCTGTGAATAAACATGATTAAAGGCAATAtagaacaaaatttcaaaattaactttCTATTGCTTTCTTACAAAATGGAAAATGGCAATATAGAACATTTTGCTGAGACTGTGGTTTGGGCCTTTCTAACATTCTGGCAATGTGGCTTAATATGTCTTGTCCATTGATTTAGCAAACTAATATTGCTGAATTTATCAGGTGGTCCTTCATTTCTGGGGTACTGGGGGAGGTGCCCTTCCAGTTTTCTCATTTCTATTCATCAGAGATTTATGTGTACGCATTGGATCTCTCTGCATTGATGAATGCTTCAGAGGAATATATAAAGCCTATGTTTTGAATTGCCACTTTGTAAATGCGGTGAAACTTCAACatatccaattccttggcaattgcATCATTGAACTTGTTGGCGTGAATCTTCAGGCTGCGTATCAACATGCATTTATTTTCATCCGGCAGTTGGCTATGATTTTAAGGGACGCACTTAACACAAAAACTAAGGTGCTTTATTAGCCTTGTaaattttctttattcttagGTATCATATGAAGTACTTCATCATATTTTGAATTTATGGAAATGTTCTGCCAAACTGATCGTATTTGTGTTTTAATTAAAGTCACTTCATACTACttgaataattttctattatTGCCTGCTGATGTATTCCTTTCCCATGTTGAAAGTAATTGTTTGTGCTTTAGACACTGCTTATTTGAACATAACTTAATGTGTTTTTTAATCTCTAATTGGATGTATTCTTTAGGAATCTTTCCGGAAGGTTTGCGAATGGAAATACATGAACTGTCTTGAACTTTGGACTGGTGCCATCTGTGCCTACAGTTCAACATCGGACTTTAAACAACTTGCATATCCTCTGACCCAAATAATTTCTGGGGTAGCCCGTCTAGTTCCAACAGCTAAATATTTCCCCCTTAGGTTGAGATGTGTCAGAATGCTGAACCGGATCGCAGCTTCTACTCACTCTTTTGTACCAGTATCTATGCTCCTTTTGGACATGCTGGAGATGAAAGAGCTGAATAAGCCCCCTACAGGAGGTGTTGGTAAAGCTGTTGACTTACGCAGTATATTGAAGGTACTTATAACTTGAATCAATGTCAGCGTTCTTTTTTGATGTCGTCTAACATAAGAGGAAACGTTATTCTGTATTAGGTTAGCAAGCCAACACTAAAGACTAGAGCATTTCAAGAGGCGTGCATTTTTTATGTGGTTGAAGAGCTTGCTGAGCACTTGGCACAGTGGAGTTATTCCGTTGCATTCATGGAGTTGTCTTTTATTCCACTTGTGAGGTTGCGTAGCTTTTGTAAATCGACCAAAGTTGATAGGTTTCGGAAGGAAATGAGGCAGCTTATACGCCAGGTATTAAATTGTGATGGTGAAAGTTGGATTTTCGTTTAGTTACCCCATTTCTCTGCAGTGGCTTTTTTCTCTTAATATATTTCTTCTTTCCTCGTCCAGATTGAGGCCAACTGTGACTTCGTGAATGAAAGGCGCATGTCAGTTTCCTTTTTACCTAGTGATCTGGCTGCATCATCTTTTCTTGAGGTTTGTTTATAATATGTTTTTACTTTGATGGAATAAGTGTTTCAGTTTTCTCCCCATTTTCCCTTACCTGCACATAAACTGGGTGTTTCTAAGCCATTATTACACTTCACACTCGCTACTGCTATGATGGACTGATGTTTCATTTATGATTATGAGGATgattttcctttcctttcctttttctttttgtcccTCGTGTTTTTTTCTAGATTATCCTACCACATTCAAGCATGTATTTATCCTTGAGAATTAAAAACGTTAATCAAATGTTGTTAGGATGAAAAGAAGTCAGCCTCAAGTGCATTATCAAAGTATGTTGTAACACTCCGCCAGAGAGCAGAGCAAAAGAATACTTCATTAATGGAATCCAGGTTTGAAATATTGCAGAGTTTGTTATCCCTGATGCAATCATGGTCATGACTCATGACACAGATTCtaacataacataaaaatttCCAGTGTTCTTGTGGGAGAGGAAGCCTCTGTTTTTGGGAAAGAAATATCAGATAGCGATGAAGAGGATGCTAAAAAGAACGAGGAGGGAGCTGCCATCTTTAGTTCATCATGGTTACCTGGAACTGGAAATGACTCTAAGTATGACAAACTCTCTTTCTGGTCTTTTTTTTTTACCCGACTGACAAACTCATGCATGTGTATTGGCAGAGTTACTTGTACATTTTTCTTAGCGAAATTTTCTTTTTCAGGATAAATCACCCCAAAGAAacaaaagggaagaagagaaagcaACAGCGGAAAGAGAGAGCGATTGATGATGATGTCGTGGAGGACTTGGTACTAAGTTCTGATGAGGATGAACCTTCTACCAGGGAAGATGATAATGTTGATAATGGGCCTCCAAAACTAAAgcagaagaacaagaacaagaacaagcacaAGCACAAGCACAAACCAAAAaggtttaaaacaaaataaatcgcAGATGTCTAGTTAGCATTCCCTGTCTCTATTTCTCCTTATATGGTGAAAATGGAAAAATTTTTGTagttttatgatattaattatttagtttacATTTTTACTTTCCAAGGAAAGATGTTTATTTGAAAGCAATGGCACTGCAATTATTAAGTTATATCGTtgtaatattaatttttgaattaatacAAATACGggctatatttttatatttttaatagatcATGCAATTGAGAATGGATATCATGTACTTTTCAATTTTGGTCGCATCATGTAACTTTTGAACGTGGTTGTATATATTGTTTAGGTGAGTCTTATACTCTTATAGTTACAGTGCTTAAAAGTGTTTGTCTAATTCATCAAAAagccttaaaaattaatatttagtttttaaaatataaaaataaattattattaaatatttaaatttgtcaTATAAAATAAGttagacaaaaattaaattaagttatagGCATTATAAAATTTACTTTTACCTTAAATCAGTTTTACGTGGCCTGCTTTCCGACTAAGCCTTTGAACGTGTCATCCGTCCATCACTATGTGTAACAATTGAAAGAGAATTTGAACTTTGAACATAGGTACCTCAGTTACAAAGGTAAATTCAGGAAGGGAGAAAAAGGCTGGCTGTAAATAACTTTAACAGAGAAAACTGAAATTttatagaagaaaaataattcaaatccTAACTCATTTTTCTAATTACCttcttgatttttaaattttgtattttttgatgtttttaaaaatatattaaaatgataaattaatagTTGAATCATTATTCAACTGTCAATAGAGGCAGAGGGTATTTATTGTGGTTTAAaactagaatttaattttgatgtaccatagtataaaatagttttacacgTGCATCCAAATTATGTAATGCTacatcagtaaaaataactactttttatattGATTGCGTGAATGATAATCCAAAAAAATTGATGTAATTGCACGACTGTATAAAATACTTTACATTtttagtgtatcaaaattaaactcttaaaattattattaaattagttattatatatttttatataaatatatataatatttaatttatttttaatatgtattttatattttaatatatattttatttattgatttaataattaattttaatatagataTAGCATACTTAATTTTGTTTTGTTCATGGTAAATTGGTAATTCACTAAtttttacggtttttttttttttttttttttttcagtagaTAGATTAGATAACCTCTAATTTTAAGTATTACCCACTCACGCACACCACACCACACTCACATACACAATTCAATTCAGCTACAGCTGAAATCGAATCTGAGATGGAGCTATATGAGGCCAACAAATAGGCCATCGGTACAGAACCTTGCCACATTCTTACGGCTTTGAACGGGTTTCAAGACCCACCAAAAGACTCACCAACTAGGCAACGACCCATGGACGGTAAAGGTTCTCGTTAGAGACAGTTGCCTAAGTGCCAATTATGGATATAATGATTCAGGACATTTAAATTCCTAAATCATAAAGAGCCACCAATTAATCCGGAAACATATTATGGTATTAAAAACGAACTTAATTTTCATATATCATTaatataaaagaaatttatataaataatcaattatatattgttatgaaTAGAGGCGGCAAGCGGAGAAGTCTGTCCGTCCCGCTCCGCCTAATGAGACAAccgtattaataaatttataatttcacaaccatattaataaatttataatttttaaaagcataaaaaattatattttttatattcataaacattaaaatttttgtaattataaatatctaataaacataattataaaccaagttttcatccaaaacataagtataaatattttctccaaaagcaaaataaacataatctaaaacataattataaatagagtaaagtatcgtttttgtccccaatgtttggagtaagtctcaaagttgtccctaacatttgaatcgtcctatttaagtccctaacgtttcaaaattgactcaatgttgtcctgccgttaaaaatctgttaacggaattgacggcaggacaaaattgagacgattttgaaacgttagggacttaaataggacgaacacgttgggacaaaaacaatacttaaatatgattaaaaaataattgaataactatgtatcgTAAAGGataaagttaaaatttatttctatgtatcgtttttatccccaacgttttcgtcctatttaagtccccaacgtttcaaaatcatctcaattttgtcccaccgtcaattctattaacagatttctaacggcaggacaacattgagtcaattttgaaacgttaaggctgaaataggacgattcaaacgttagggacaactttgagacttatcccaaatattggggacaaaaacgatactttattcttataaatattgtctccaaagtaacataaacataatccaaaccaCTCAATTTTGAacttcatactcttgtaagttaggttggaggaagttaggttttggcaaaaaaattgcaaaaatgcTCCCTCACTAAAAAAACTAAGTCCGGCGGGAAAGTCCGTTCCGCTCCGCCAAAGTccacggtttaagcggtgcgggttaggcgggcttttgctatttggcggttcTAATTTTCCAGCTCGGTCCGTCTTTTATGGCAGGTTACACGAGTCGACTCgacgggtttaggcccgtttgctaCCCGtagttatgaatttaattttgatgtactgagTGTGTAAAATAAGTTTACATGTGTATCTAATCATTGTAAAAAATAACTACTATTTTTATTGACGGCGTGAATGGTCATTCAAAACacagatttaaaattaaattttttataaaaagaaaaaaataggttGGATATTTGTTGAGTGTTGGATTGAGGTGTAAAAAAGAGCCCAATGCCCAATGGGCCATCCACCAGTTAGGGTTTCGTCTTCCCTATAAATTCCTGAACCCTATCTTGCATTATTTCCCAGTCGCAGCCTGCGCTCTCTAATCGGAACACCGCCGC is a window encoding:
- the LOC112783141 gene encoding nucleolar complex-associated protein 2, encoding MSMETANDSEMSLGGDGHVRRRSRKKAVAESGAREHKEQLEKLKQKDPEFYEFLKEHDQELLQFSDEDIDENVGSDMEDGDVQPDEETSDQEIQEKEKQLSKKVITTSMVESWCKSIHEKGSVNAVHSLMKAFRTACHYGDDGGNESTTKFSVMSSAVFNKIMLSVLNEMDGILKKLLKLPASGGNHETIKNLMTTMQWKSHSHLVKSYLGNALHVLNQMTDTDMISFTLRRIKYSSLFLAAFPSLLRKYIKVVLHFWGTGGGALPVFSFLFIRDLCVRIGSLCIDECFRGIYKAYVLNCHFVNAVKLQHIQFLGNCIIELVGVNLQAAYQHAFIFIRQLAMILRDALNTKTKESFRKVCEWKYMNCLELWTGAICAYSSTSDFKQLAYPLTQIISGVARLVPTAKYFPLRLRCVRMLNRIAASTHSFVPVSMLLLDMLEMKELNKPPTGGVGKAVDLRSILKVSKPTLKTRAFQEACIFYVVEELAEHLAQWSYSVAFMELSFIPLVRLRSFCKSTKVDRFRKEMRQLIRQIEANCDFVNERRMSVSFLPSDLAASSFLEDEKKSASSALSKYVVTLRQRAEQKNTSLMESSVLVGEEASVFGKEISDSDEEDAKKNEEGAAIFSSSWLPGTGNDSKINHPKETKGKKRKQQRKERAIDDDVVEDLVLSSDEDEPSTREDDNVDNGPPKLKQKNKNKNKHKHKHKPKRFKTK